One window of the Thermococcus sp. P6 genome contains the following:
- the minD gene encoding cell division ATPase MinD, with product MEGRSIVFASGKGGTGKTTTVANLGVALAQFGKDVILLDADITMANLSLILGMEDIPITLHDVLAGEAQLKDAIYEGPAGVKVIPGGLSLEKVKKAKPERLRQLIREIGQMADFVLIDAPAGLEMTSVTALLIGKELIIVTNPEISAITDSLKTKLIAEKLGTLPLGAVLNRVTNEKTELSQEEIEAILEVPVLTMIPEDPEVKRASAYGVPLVVKNPTSPAAIAIKQLAAKLAGIKWQAPEPESPIKRVFRALFGGRR from the coding sequence TTGGAGGGTCGTTCGATTGTTTTTGCATCTGGAAAAGGCGGAACGGGTAAAACAACCACCGTTGCAAATCTGGGTGTTGCACTGGCTCAATTTGGAAAGGATGTCATCCTGCTCGACGCGGATATAACCATGGCAAACCTCAGCCTTATTCTGGGCATGGAGGACATTCCAATAACGCTCCACGACGTTCTGGCAGGGGAGGCCCAGCTCAAGGATGCCATCTACGAAGGCCCTGCGGGGGTTAAGGTAATACCCGGTGGACTGAGCCTTGAAAAGGTCAAGAAGGCCAAGCCGGAGAGGCTCAGGCAGCTGATCAGGGAGATAGGACAGATGGCGGACTTCGTTCTCATCGACGCCCCGGCCGGCCTTGAGATGACGTCCGTCACGGCACTCCTCATAGGCAAGGAACTCATAATCGTCACAAACCCCGAGATATCCGCCATAACGGATTCCCTCAAGACCAAACTGATAGCCGAGAAGCTCGGGACCCTGCCCCTTGGGGCGGTTCTCAACAGGGTGACCAACGAGAAGACGGAGCTCAGCCAGGAGGAGATAGAGGCCATCCTCGAGGTCCCGGTTCTAACCATGATACCCGAGGATCCCGAGGTCAAGCGCGCGAGCGCTTACGGTGTACCCCTCGTGGTCAAGAACCCAACCAGTCCCGCTGCCATAGCCATCAAACAGCTCGCGGCCAAGCTCGCCGGTATCAAGTGGCAGGCACCTGAACCAGAGAGTCCAATAAAGAGGGTATTCAGGGCCCTGTTCGGGGGGAGGAGGTAA
- a CDS encoding slipin family protein, which yields MASLFTNTVLGIVLLFVLVVLATAIKIVKEYERAVIFRLGRVVGARGPGLFFIIPIFEKAVIVDLRTKVLDVPVQETITKDNVPVKVNAVVYFRVIDPVKAVTQVANYVVATSQIAQTTLRSVIGQAHLDELLSERDKLNMELQKIIDEATDPWGIKVSTVEIKDVELPSGMQKAMARQAEAERERRARITLAEAERQAAEKLRDAAEIVSQHPMALQLRTLQTISDVASDKSNIIVLTLPMEMLKLFRSLSDTADAVKAKLEEEARKEE from the coding sequence ATGGCCTCTCTGTTTACGAACACTGTTTTGGGCATAGTTCTGCTTTTCGTTTTGGTGGTGCTGGCAACGGCAATAAAGATAGTGAAGGAGTACGAGAGGGCGGTGATATTCCGCCTCGGAAGGGTAGTGGGAGCAAGAGGCCCGGGATTGTTCTTCATAATCCCGATATTCGAGAAGGCAGTCATAGTTGACCTCCGCACGAAGGTTCTCGACGTGCCGGTTCAGGAGACCATAACCAAGGACAACGTTCCCGTCAAGGTTAACGCGGTGGTGTACTTTAGGGTTATAGATCCAGTGAAGGCGGTGACGCAGGTGGCCAACTACGTCGTCGCCACCAGCCAGATAGCTCAGACGACCCTCAGGAGCGTCATTGGACAGGCGCACCTCGACGAGCTCCTCAGCGAGCGTGACAAGCTCAACATGGAGCTCCAGAAGATCATAGACGAGGCGACCGATCCATGGGGTATCAAGGTCTCGACCGTGGAGATAAAGGACGTCGAACTGCCGAGCGGTATGCAGAAGGCCATGGCGAGACAGGCGGAGGCGGAGCGCGAGAGGCGTGCGAGGATAACCCTTGCGGAAGCTGAAAGACAGGCTGCAGAAAAGCTCCGCGACGCGGCGGAGATAGTTTCTCAGCACCCGATGGCACTCCAGCTCAGAACCCTCCAGACGATAAGCGACGTCGCGAGTGACAAGAGCAACATTATAGTCCTGACGCTGCCGATGGAGATGCTGAAGCTCTTCAGGAGCCTTTCCGACACCGCCGACGCCGTCAAAGCAAAGCTCGAAGAAGAAGCCAGAAAGGAAGAATAA
- a CDS encoding nodulation protein NfeD translates to MAVPMGHRVALMVLLVLALVLPGVHANEGAVYVARVDGMITGYTVDQFDRYIGEAERNDAQAIIIELNTPGGRADAMQSIVTRIQNAGVPVIIYVHPRGAMAASAGTYIALSSHLIAMSPGTVIGACRPILGYGQNGSIVEAPPKITNFYTTYLKELARTSGRNVTLAEEFITKDRSVTAEEALKYGVAEIIAEDVDELLQKADGMKTRVPVAGKGNVTLHLKDARLVYIEPSFKDTVVNYITDPTIAYVLLNIGILGIILGFLTPGWHVPETVGAIMLVLGIIGLGYFGYSSAALLLIALAMIFFVAEALTPTFGLFTTAGVVTLILGGIMLFGGGGSPYLVRSETYSLLRVTIVTIAILIGLFFLFGVAAVVRARRSRPKTGKEELVGETGRVVQDIDPEGFVKVHGELWKAESRDGGRIPVGEKVRIVEIRGLKLIVEKTGERREE, encoded by the coding sequence ATGGCGGTACCCATGGGACACAGGGTTGCATTGATGGTTCTACTCGTGCTCGCACTGGTCCTCCCGGGAGTCCATGCGAACGAGGGAGCTGTCTACGTGGCAAGGGTCGACGGGATGATAACGGGATACACGGTCGACCAGTTCGACCGGTACATAGGTGAGGCTGAGAGGAACGATGCTCAAGCGATAATAATCGAGCTCAACACCCCCGGAGGACGCGCCGACGCCATGCAGTCCATCGTTACGAGGATCCAGAACGCAGGGGTTCCGGTTATAATCTACGTCCATCCGAGGGGTGCCATGGCAGCTTCGGCCGGGACCTACATAGCCCTCTCGTCGCACCTCATAGCCATGAGCCCCGGCACGGTTATAGGCGCCTGCAGGCCGATACTCGGCTACGGCCAGAACGGGAGCATAGTTGAGGCGCCGCCGAAGATAACCAACTTCTACACGACGTACCTCAAGGAACTCGCGAGGACGAGCGGAAGGAACGTAACCCTTGCGGAGGAGTTCATAACGAAGGACAGGAGCGTAACGGCCGAAGAGGCGCTGAAGTACGGCGTCGCCGAGATAATAGCCGAAGACGTTGACGAGCTCCTCCAGAAGGCCGACGGGATGAAAACCCGGGTCCCCGTGGCGGGAAAGGGGAACGTGACCCTGCACCTTAAGGACGCCCGGCTCGTCTACATCGAACCCTCCTTTAAGGACACCGTCGTTAACTACATCACGGACCCAACCATAGCCTACGTTCTGCTGAACATCGGCATCCTGGGAATTATACTGGGCTTCCTGACTCCGGGATGGCACGTTCCGGAGACCGTGGGTGCCATAATGCTCGTCCTCGGCATCATAGGGCTCGGGTACTTCGGCTACAGCAGTGCCGCCCTGTTGCTCATAGCGCTGGCCATGATATTCTTCGTGGCCGAGGCCCTGACCCCGACTTTCGGCCTCTTTACAACGGCGGGCGTTGTAACGCTCATACTGGGTGGCATCATGCTCTTCGGCGGAGGCGGGAGTCCCTATCTGGTAAGGAGCGAGACCTACTCACTCCTAAGGGTGACCATCGTAACCATCGCGATCCTTATAGGGCTGTTCTTCCTCTTCGGGGTGGCGGCGGTTGTCAGGGCGCGGAGGAGCAGACCAAAGACCGGAAAGGAGGAACTCGTGGGGGAAACCGGAAGGGTTGTTCAGGACATCGACCCGGAGGGGTTCGTTAAGGTACACGGGGAACTCTGGAAGGCCGAAAGCCGGGATGGGGGCAGGATACCCGTGGGGGAGAAGGTCAGGATCGTTGAAATAAGGGGGCTTAAACTCATCGTGGAAAAAACCGGAGAAAGGAGGGAGGAATGA
- a CDS encoding DNA-3-methyladenine glycosylase, with the protein MAGIDLSKTTREMIRNGTWKFEDGVFYMALESGVAGYDGENFLLSDSLSRRERKNAREKLEFVLGLDTDLDSFYGEIADSPFAFLAGEFRGLVASASPTPYQALVETIAQQQVSFEFAQRTIASLVRLAGRSFGDLHAFPSPGEVAGLSTAELKETKLGYRGFYIKSLTGLYLEGKLDLELWEWKVEDAIDYLTKFRGIGRWSAELFLAYGLRKNVYPASDLGLRRGISKILGRPLKEVTAREVRETLEPYGKWKGLLAFYISCYDRKTEAERRKR; encoded by the coding sequence ATGGCTGGGATCGACCTGAGCAAAACCACCCGCGAGATGATCCGCAACGGAACCTGGAAGTTCGAAGATGGGGTATTTTACATGGCCCTCGAGAGCGGTGTGGCCGGCTACGACGGGGAGAACTTTCTGCTTTCCGATTCCCTCTCGAGGAGGGAACGAAAAAACGCCAGAGAAAAGCTTGAGTTCGTCCTCGGACTGGACACGGATCTGGACTCCTTCTACGGTGAGATAGCCGATTCTCCCTTTGCCTTCCTCGCCGGGGAGTTCCGGGGTCTCGTGGCTTCTGCCTCCCCGACCCCCTATCAGGCCCTGGTGGAGACGATAGCCCAGCAGCAGGTGAGCTTTGAGTTCGCCCAGAGGACGATCGCCAGCCTTGTAAGGCTCGCCGGAAGGTCCTTCGGGGACCTGCACGCCTTCCCATCCCCGGGAGAGGTGGCCGGTCTGAGCACGGCCGAGCTTAAGGAAACCAAACTCGGCTACAGGGGCTTTTACATAAAGTCCCTGACGGGGCTCTACCTCGAGGGAAAGCTCGACCTCGAGCTCTGGGAATGGAAGGTGGAGGACGCCATCGATTATCTCACGAAGTTCAGGGGAATAGGGCGGTGGAGCGCCGAGCTCTTTCTCGCCTACGGTCTTAGAAAGAACGTCTATCCGGCTTCGGATCTCGGCCTCAGGAGGGGGATCTCGAAGATCCTCGGGAGACCGCTTAAGGAGGTAACCGCCCGGGAAGTTCGGGAGACCCTCGAGCCCTACGGAAAGTGGAAGGGGCTTCTGGCGTTCTACATCAGCTGTTACGACAGAAAGACTGAAGCGGAGCGGAGGAAGAGATGA
- a CDS encoding type II toxin-antitoxin system VapC family toxin, translated as MTVYVIDAAMFIQGVDVEGFTTPKVVEEVKDPESRLLLEGLMNAGKVIVRVPSRESVRMVEEAARRTGELEELSEADLEVLALAYELGAVLLTDDYNLQNVAKTLGITFKTLKRGIKRVIRWNYVCTGCGKRFEKMPPEGVCPDCGSPVRLIPRKRKGKGRS; from the coding sequence ATGACCGTCTACGTTATCGACGCTGCAATGTTCATTCAGGGAGTTGACGTGGAGGGCTTTACAACCCCAAAGGTCGTTGAGGAGGTTAAGGATCCGGAGTCGAGGCTCCTCCTTGAAGGCCTCATGAACGCGGGCAAGGTGATCGTAAGGGTCCCATCCAGGGAAAGCGTGAGGATGGTCGAGGAGGCCGCCAGAAGGACGGGAGAGCTGGAGGAGCTCAGCGAGGCCGATCTTGAGGTTCTGGCTCTGGCTTATGAGCTCGGGGCCGTTCTCCTCACGGACGACTACAACCTTCAGAACGTGGCGAAAACCCTTGGGATAACCTTCAAAACCCTCAAAAGGGGAATAAAAAGGGTAATCCGCTGGAACTACGTCTGCACGGGCTGTGGAAAGCGGTTTGAGAAGATGCCACCGGAGGGGGTGTGTCCCGACTGCGGGAGTCCGGTTAGGCTCATACCGAGGAAAAGGAAGGGAAAAGGCAGAAGCTGA
- a CDS encoding UPF0179 family protein produces the protein MAIITLVGEKLAKPGMEFIYYGPAEPCKTCKLAGVCVGNLEPGRRYKILRVRSMPSHHCPLHEGKARVVEVVEPSIEVAVEPRLAIPGSVIRLRFEECNDEEKADVFRPEGLFEGDSVKIIEVTGEVECNGRTYRIVKVMRKKD, from the coding sequence ATGGCGATAATCACGCTGGTTGGAGAAAAACTCGCGAAACCCGGAATGGAGTTCATATACTACGGCCCGGCAGAGCCGTGCAAGACGTGCAAACTGGCAGGGGTCTGCGTCGGAAACCTCGAACCCGGCAGGAGGTACAAGATACTCCGGGTAAGGAGCATGCCCTCCCACCACTGCCCGCTGCACGAGGGCAAGGCCCGGGTTGTTGAGGTGGTCGAACCGAGCATCGAGGTTGCCGTAGAGCCGAGGCTCGCGATACCCGGCTCGGTGATAAGGCTGCGCTTCGAGGAGTGCAACGACGAAGAAAAGGCCGACGTCTTCAGGCCGGAGGGCCTCTTCGAGGGCGACAGCGTTAAGATAATTGAGGTAACCGGAGAGGTCGAGTGCAACGGTAGAACCTACAGGATCGTCAAGGTCATGCGCAAGAAGGATTAA
- a CDS encoding NAD(P)-dependent glycerol-1-phosphate dehydrogenase, with the protein MQLPREVLLGEDLKGEVVNVAKRLGLGERVLVLYGPRTREIAGKEVEKNLKEAFDVDALVVREATLGEVERTLQETKNNDINWIIAVGGGSIIDVAKLASFKAGVPFISFPTTASHDGIASANASIKGLNSKTSVKAVPPVAVIADVRVIKTAPYRYLAAGVGDMISNLTAVKDWQLAHRLKGEYYSEYAASLSLMSAKMVIKNADIIRLGKEESVRKVVKGLISSGVAMSIAGSSRPASGAEHLFSHALDVIAPKPALHGEQVGVGTIIMAYLHGLNWEEIRETLKKVGAPTNAYELGIDPEIIIEALTMAHTIRPERYTILGRDGLTREAAEKAAKITGVI; encoded by the coding sequence ATGCAACTCCCGCGGGAGGTTTTGCTTGGCGAGGATCTCAAAGGAGAGGTCGTTAACGTTGCAAAGAGGCTCGGACTGGGAGAGAGAGTTTTAGTGCTCTACGGACCGAGGACCCGGGAGATAGCGGGGAAGGAAGTCGAGAAAAACCTGAAGGAGGCCTTCGATGTTGATGCCCTCGTCGTAAGGGAAGCCACCCTCGGAGAGGTCGAGAGAACCCTGCAGGAGACGAAAAACAACGACATCAACTGGATTATAGCCGTCGGCGGCGGGAGCATAATAGACGTCGCCAAGCTCGCCTCGTTTAAGGCCGGCGTTCCCTTCATCAGCTTTCCCACGACAGCCTCTCACGACGGCATAGCAAGTGCGAACGCGTCCATCAAGGGCCTCAACTCCAAGACCTCGGTAAAAGCCGTGCCGCCGGTGGCGGTGATAGCGGACGTCAGGGTGATAAAAACCGCTCCCTACCGCTATCTGGCCGCTGGCGTTGGGGATATGATAAGCAATCTAACGGCCGTAAAGGACTGGCAGCTGGCCCACAGACTGAAGGGCGAGTACTACAGTGAGTACGCCGCTTCCCTGAGCCTGATGAGCGCCAAGATGGTTATAAAGAACGCGGACATAATAAGGCTTGGCAAAGAGGAGAGCGTGAGGAAGGTCGTGAAAGGCCTGATCTCGAGCGGTGTGGCCATGAGCATAGCCGGTTCCTCGAGACCCGCCAGCGGTGCGGAGCACCTCTTCAGCCACGCACTCGACGTTATAGCCCCCAAACCCGCCCTGCACGGTGAGCAGGTCGGCGTCGGCACGATAATAATGGCCTACCTTCACGGCCTCAACTGGGAGGAGATCAGGGAAACCTTAAAGAAGGTGGGGGCGCCAACCAACGCATACGAGCTGGGCATCGATCCAGAGATAATCATCGAGGCCCTGACGATGGCTCACACGATAAGGCCCGAGAGGTATACCATCCTCGGAAGGGACGGTCTAACGAGGGAAGCCGCTGAAAAGGCCGCTAAAATCACTGGAGTCATCTGA
- a CDS encoding DUF63 family protein — MGLHEFFQDYFVRPITENQGYNPVNTLVYALILGVAVILLYKMLKRMGIRVDDRFFRALMPYVILGPLMRSMTDTGILPRTYLTVSPGAYFVIAAFAIASLYAVWIHLGPEERLYPIYRDFGWVLVGGLLFILLINHERVNLNLKPLEYFIPALLIAEAFVWLTSKFLPVVKDNSLLFYTHFYDATTTFVGLQFFGFWEQHVLARWLINLSGTPAVMYVEKFLVLLPIVWVLDGWMEEEDRDLINFVKLTVFILGFGPGTRNLLIMLMGG, encoded by the coding sequence ATGGGGCTTCACGAGTTCTTTCAGGACTACTTCGTCAGGCCGATAACGGAAAATCAGGGTTACAATCCGGTGAATACCCTCGTTTACGCTCTCATCCTTGGTGTGGCGGTTATACTGCTTTACAAAATGCTCAAGCGCATGGGGATAAGGGTCGACGACCGCTTTTTCAGGGCCCTTATGCCCTACGTAATCCTCGGCCCGCTCATGAGGAGCATGACCGATACCGGGATCCTTCCGCGCACATACCTAACGGTCAGCCCCGGGGCGTACTTTGTCATAGCGGCCTTTGCCATAGCTTCCCTCTACGCCGTCTGGATACACCTCGGCCCGGAGGAGAGGCTTTACCCGATCTACCGGGATTTCGGCTGGGTTCTGGTCGGGGGACTGCTCTTCATCCTGCTCATAAACCATGAGAGGGTTAACCTGAACCTTAAACCTCTCGAATACTTCATCCCCGCCCTCCTGATAGCCGAAGCTTTCGTATGGCTCACCTCGAAGTTTCTTCCAGTGGTTAAGGACAACTCCCTGCTTTTCTACACCCACTTCTACGATGCCACGACGACCTTCGTCGGGCTCCAGTTCTTCGGCTTCTGGGAGCAGCACGTCCTGGCGAGGTGGCTCATCAACCTCTCGGGAACGCCGGCGGTTATGTATGTGGAGAAGTTCCTCGTGCTGCTTCCCATAGTCTGGGTGCTCGATGGGTGGATGGAGGAGGAAGACCGGGACCTCATAAACTTCGTGAAGCTCACGGTCTTTATACTCGGCTTCGGGCCGGGCACGAGGAACCTGCTCATAATGCTGATGGGTGGTTGA
- a CDS encoding bifunctional fructose-bisphosphatase/inositol-phosphate phosphatase, which yields MIRWNEIALEIAGKVEREIMPLFGTPRAGENLGKNVSGDVTKYVDKVAEDVILSELRPLGINIVSEERGLIDSGSDYTAVVDPVDGSYNFVSGIPLFSFSFAVFRGKKPVYGAIYEFVTKNFYEGIPGNGAFMNGRPIRVKKPEPGREALSFYTRGRGTGLIGKVKRVRVLGTIALELAYLARGALDGVLDVRNYVRTTDVAAGVLIAREAGAIVTDERGRELRLRLDASSKTNVIAVNDRLLLDKVLEELR from the coding sequence ATGATCCGTTGGAACGAGATCGCACTTGAAATAGCCGGAAAGGTTGAGAGGGAGATAATGCCCCTCTTCGGCACCCCGAGGGCCGGTGAGAACCTCGGGAAGAACGTCAGTGGCGACGTGACCAAGTACGTCGATAAAGTGGCGGAGGACGTTATCCTAAGTGAACTTCGGCCCCTCGGAATCAACATCGTCAGCGAGGAGAGGGGCCTGATCGACAGCGGGAGCGATTACACGGCCGTCGTTGACCCGGTGGACGGTTCCTACAATTTTGTCTCAGGAATACCGCTGTTCTCCTTTAGCTTTGCCGTATTCAGGGGTAAAAAACCCGTCTACGGTGCGATATACGAGTTTGTGACGAAGAACTTCTACGAGGGGATCCCCGGTAACGGTGCCTTCATGAACGGGCGGCCGATAAGGGTGAAGAAACCGGAACCCGGGAGGGAAGCCCTGAGCTTCTACACACGGGGCAGGGGTACCGGGCTGATAGGGAAGGTTAAGAGGGTCCGCGTCCTCGGTACAATAGCCCTCGAGCTGGCCTACCTTGCCAGAGGGGCCCTTGACGGGGTGCTCGACGTGAGGAACTACGTCAGAACGACCGACGTGGCGGCCGGGGTTCTAATCGCCAGAGAAGCGGGGGCTATCGTGACGGACGAGCGGGGAAGGGAGCTGAGGCTGAGGCTCGACGCATCGAGCAAGACGAACGTTATAGCCGTCAACGACCGCCTTCTTCTCGATAAGGTTCTGGAGGAGCTGCGATGA
- a CDS encoding rhomboid family intramembrane serine protease — translation MSLERYFHRYGKATFTLFLMNVGFYVLESVLSGNPLFISRGVLERLGQWNYAVLHYGWWWQPLTSMFVHVGMLHIAFNMYFLLVIGRQLEGILGPGRLAMVYLVSGLGGNLLSLLMLPPYAVSAGASGALFGIAGALILITGVVGGNVQGALLNALMLFIINSILPGVNAYAHLGGLLVGMGIGHYYGRRIRRHLMERIYGW, via the coding sequence ATGAGCCTTGAGCGTTACTTCCACCGCTATGGAAAGGCGACCTTCACGCTCTTCCTGATGAACGTCGGCTTCTACGTTCTGGAATCCGTTCTCAGCGGTAACCCCCTCTTCATAAGCCGCGGGGTCCTTGAAAGGCTCGGCCAGTGGAACTACGCCGTCCTGCATTACGGCTGGTGGTGGCAGCCTCTGACTTCGATGTTCGTGCATGTTGGAATGCTCCACATAGCCTTCAACATGTACTTCCTGCTGGTGATAGGGCGACAGCTCGAGGGGATCCTCGGACCGGGGAGGCTGGCGATGGTTTACCTCGTCTCGGGCCTCGGTGGGAACCTGCTAAGCCTTTTAATGCTTCCCCCCTACGCGGTCAGTGCGGGGGCGAGCGGGGCCCTCTTCGGGATAGCGGGGGCGCTGATACTCATAACCGGTGTTGTGGGCGGGAACGTTCAGGGGGCGCTGTTAAACGCCCTCATGCTCTTCATCATAAACAGCATCCTGCCGGGCGTCAACGCCTACGCCCACCTCGGAGGGTTGCTCGTGGGAATGGGAATAGGCCACTACTACGGAAGGAGGATAAGAAGGCACCTGATGGAGCGGATTTACGGATGGTGA
- a CDS encoding DUF835 domain-containing protein — protein sequence MITYEGIKLAAELVAFASITAVVYLIFPLRKVIKEVLGGSTVRMVYVGVIVFWSGYLVNVLNDVFPLEFMKVLDDVIVAIGMVIITVSMVGIKKEITAHVKPEVVLNGTSGVETGAYLIKPLPLQRILGLIPGKRVLAITRDPQPYEEAGVPHIWLTNMDHPRAISPTSLAPLLHAVKNSADDNTFVILDGLHYLIVQNGFESTLKFLLSLKDILLQKGAGIMLIVDPGTLEKRQLAILEREFKWMPE from the coding sequence ATGATAACGTACGAAGGTATCAAGCTCGCGGCCGAGTTGGTTGCATTCGCTTCCATCACCGCGGTAGTTTACCTTATATTCCCCCTTAGAAAGGTAATAAAAGAAGTTTTAGGGGGTTCTACAGTAAGGATGGTTTACGTCGGTGTGATCGTTTTCTGGTCAGGGTATCTGGTAAACGTACTCAACGACGTCTTCCCTCTGGAGTTCATGAAGGTACTGGACGACGTTATAGTGGCCATAGGCATGGTGATAATAACCGTATCGATGGTGGGGATTAAAAAGGAGATAACGGCCCACGTGAAACCCGAGGTCGTTCTCAATGGAACTTCGGGGGTGGAGACCGGGGCTTATTTGATCAAACCCCTGCCCCTCCAGCGTATTCTTGGACTTATACCCGGAAAGAGGGTGCTTGCCATAACGAGGGACCCCCAGCCCTACGAGGAGGCCGGTGTTCCCCACATCTGGTTAACGAACATGGACCACCCGCGGGCGATCTCCCCAACGAGTCTCGCCCCCCTGCTGCACGCCGTAAAAAACAGCGCTGATGACAACACCTTTGTCATTCTGGATGGTTTACACTATCTCATCGTCCAGAACGGCTTTGAATCAACCCTCAAATTCCTGCTGTCCTTAAAGGATATCCTCCTTCAAAAGGGAGCAGGTATAATGCTCATCGTTGATCCCGGGACACTGGAGAAGAGGCAGCTCGCGATTCTCGAAAGGGAATTCAAATGGATGCCGGAATGA
- a CDS encoding DEAD/DEAH box helicase, producing MSFESLGLSEATLVAVREKGFETPTDIQREVIPRLISGEKDIIGQSQTGTGKTAAFALPILEAVDPELLAVQAIVLTPTRELALQVADEIRSLRGRKRVYVYAVYGGQPIGPQIRALERGTHVVVGTPGRILDHIRRGTLDLGSVRFFILDEADRMLDMGFIDDIEAIFRETPRQKRVLMFSATMPAAIKRLARRYMTNHEVISVSSDSLVPEMVDQEYVEVLPGRKFNVLRKVLDDNFYGIVFCATKRETRELSERLRRAGYPAEALNGDMSQAARERTFRRFKNRKTRILVATDVAARGWDVRNITHVVNYSLPMTPEDYVHRIGRTGRMGRRGKAVTFVVPGERDRLDYFARRAGVEVKRSELSEELSDYRGRNYRRPKNYRGRW from the coding sequence ATGAGTTTTGAAAGCTTGGGTTTATCCGAGGCCACGCTGGTGGCCGTCAGGGAAAAGGGTTTTGAAACCCCAACGGACATTCAGAGGGAGGTAATCCCGCGCCTTATATCGGGTGAAAAGGATATAATCGGCCAGTCCCAGACCGGGACCGGAAAGACCGCCGCCTTCGCCCTGCCGATACTCGAGGCCGTCGATCCTGAACTGCTTGCAGTTCAGGCCATAGTGCTCACCCCCACGAGGGAGCTCGCCCTTCAGGTGGCGGACGAGATCAGGAGCCTCCGCGGGAGGAAGAGGGTTTACGTTTACGCCGTCTACGGGGGCCAGCCGATAGGACCCCAGATCAGGGCGCTTGAGAGGGGAACCCACGTCGTGGTGGGAACCCCCGGGAGGATTCTCGACCACATAAGGCGCGGAACCCTCGATCTCGGGTCCGTGAGGTTCTTCATCCTCGACGAAGCGGACAGGATGCTCGACATGGGCTTTATCGATGATATAGAGGCGATTTTCAGGGAGACCCCCAGACAGAAGAGGGTGCTGATGTTCTCCGCCACGATGCCGGCTGCCATTAAAAGGCTCGCGAGACGCTACATGACCAACCACGAGGTGATAAGCGTCAGCAGTGACAGCCTCGTTCCCGAGATGGTGGATCAGGAGTACGTCGAGGTTCTTCCGGGAAGAAAGTTCAACGTGCTGAGGAAGGTGCTCGACGATAACTTCTACGGTATCGTCTTCTGCGCCACCAAGAGGGAGACCCGCGAGCTGAGCGAGAGGCTCAGGAGGGCCGGCTACCCGGCCGAGGCTTTAAACGGCGACATGAGTCAGGCCGCACGCGAGAGAACCTTCAGGCGCTTTAAAAACCGGAAGACGAGGATCCTCGTGGCGACGGACGTGGCAGCGAGGGGATGGGACGTTCGGAATATAACCCACGTCGTGAACTACTCCCTGCCAATGACGCCCGAGGATTACGTCCACAGGATAGGCAGGACCGGAAGGATGGGCAGGCGCGGAAAGGCGGTAACCTTCGTGGTCCCCGGCGAGAGGGACAGGCTGGACTACTTCGCCCGGAGGGCCGGCGTTGAGGTGAAGAGGTCGGAGCTCAGCGAGGAGCTTTCGGACTACAGAGGGCGCAACTACCGCCGTCCTAAGAACTACCGAGGTAGATGGTGA